The following coding sequences are from one Paenarthrobacter ureafaciens window:
- the rraA gene encoding ribonuclease E activity regulator RraA gives MSEHLNTADLYDERGEDLESISVQFQNFGGESHFSGPARTIRCFEDNALVKSVLATPGEGAVLVVDGQGSLRTALMGDLIAASAVANGWAGVIINGAVRDREALATLSLGIKALGSNPKKSAKTGVGEVDVEIVIDHVRIQPGVMVYSDPDGILVER, from the coding sequence TTGAGCGAGCATCTGAACACGGCCGATCTCTACGACGAGCGCGGCGAGGACCTGGAGTCCATCTCTGTACAGTTTCAAAACTTCGGCGGTGAATCGCACTTCAGCGGACCGGCCCGGACTATCCGGTGCTTTGAGGACAATGCACTCGTTAAGTCCGTGCTTGCTACTCCCGGTGAAGGCGCCGTCCTGGTTGTCGACGGCCAAGGTTCATTGCGTACCGCCCTCATGGGAGACCTGATTGCGGCGAGCGCCGTGGCCAACGGATGGGCCGGCGTCATCATCAACGGGGCAGTCAGGGACCGTGAAGCGCTGGCAACTTTGTCCCTTGGCATCAAGGCCTTGGGGAGCAACCCCAAAAAGAGCGCCAAGACCGGCGTAGGAGAAGTCGACGTTGAGATCGTCATCGACCATGTCCGGATCCAGCCCGGCGTCATGGTGTACAGCGATCCCGACGGCATCCTGGTGGAGCGCTAA
- a CDS encoding MDR family MFS transporter — translation MSKSASARAAGEVLTHRQTLTVMVGLMLGLFLSSLDQTIVSTSIYTIANDLDGLSLQAWATTAYLITSTVSTPLYGKLSDIFGRRPLYLVAIAIFLAGSLYAGSVHSMTELAMARGVQGLGAGGLMALALTIIGDIVALKDRAKYQGYFMSVFGISSVLGPVIGGALAGASNILGFDGWRWVFFINLPIGLAALVVVYMFLHLPARHVKQKIDYWGAATITLGIVPLLLVAEQGRTWGWASGASWLCYGLGVVGIGAFLFVEKKAGDYALIPLRLFSNATFGLSSLLNFIIGIGMFGAIAMLPMYLQLVKGLTPTEAGLMMITFTVGILFGSISAGRTISSSGVYRVFPIMGTAILAGAALAMGLVLGVDTGLWVPGLIAVFFGVGLGFCMQPLTLAMQVSVPPKDMGVGTSTAAFFRSMGGAVGTAVFISLLFSLAADKIADGMKTAVSNPDYQAVMNDPAVAGDPANAKLFDFFKNGASNDSLNDTSWVHAANSTLTRPITEGFAQAIDVVMLTAAGLMVIAFLISFALPNKKLTDPKSAAKEAAPAH, via the coding sequence ATGTCCAAATCCGCCTCAGCCAGGGCCGCCGGCGAGGTGCTGACCCACCGTCAGACCCTCACCGTCATGGTGGGACTCATGCTCGGCCTGTTCCTGTCCTCGCTGGATCAGACCATTGTGTCGACGTCCATCTACACCATCGCCAACGATCTTGATGGACTGTCCCTCCAAGCGTGGGCAACTACCGCCTACCTCATCACATCCACCGTCAGCACTCCCCTGTACGGCAAACTCAGCGACATCTTTGGCCGACGCCCGCTGTATCTGGTTGCCATTGCGATCTTCCTGGCAGGGTCGCTGTATGCGGGTTCGGTCCATTCCATGACTGAGCTCGCAATGGCCCGGGGCGTGCAAGGCCTTGGAGCAGGCGGCCTCATGGCCCTGGCTCTCACGATCATCGGAGACATCGTTGCTCTGAAGGACCGGGCCAAGTACCAGGGCTACTTCATGTCCGTATTCGGCATTTCCTCGGTCCTGGGGCCGGTGATCGGCGGCGCCCTGGCCGGTGCAAGCAACATCCTCGGTTTTGACGGTTGGCGCTGGGTCTTTTTCATCAACCTCCCCATCGGCCTTGCCGCGCTGGTTGTGGTCTACATGTTCCTGCACCTGCCGGCCCGGCATGTGAAGCAGAAGATCGACTACTGGGGTGCTGCCACCATCACCCTGGGAATCGTGCCGTTGCTTCTGGTCGCCGAGCAAGGCCGCACCTGGGGTTGGGCCTCGGGCGCCTCCTGGCTCTGCTACGGACTCGGCGTGGTGGGCATCGGAGCCTTCCTGTTCGTCGAAAAGAAGGCCGGCGACTACGCACTCATCCCGCTCCGACTGTTCAGCAACGCCACCTTCGGGCTCTCCTCGCTGCTGAACTTCATCATTGGCATCGGAATGTTCGGTGCCATCGCGATGCTCCCCATGTACCTGCAGCTGGTCAAGGGCCTCACCCCCACCGAAGCCGGTCTCATGATGATCACTTTCACCGTCGGCATCCTGTTCGGGTCCATCAGTGCCGGCCGTACCATCTCGTCCTCCGGCGTCTACCGGGTCTTCCCCATCATGGGGACGGCCATCCTGGCAGGCGCCGCCCTGGCCATGGGCCTGGTCCTGGGCGTCGACACCGGACTCTGGGTACCGGGCCTGATCGCCGTGTTCTTCGGCGTCGGTCTGGGCTTTTGCATGCAGCCCCTGACACTCGCCATGCAGGTCTCCGTGCCACCAAAGGACATGGGCGTGGGAACCTCCACCGCAGCATTCTTCCGCTCCATGGGCGGAGCCGTCGGCACTGCCGTCTTCATCTCCCTGCTCTTCAGCCTGGCCGCCGACAAGATCGCCGATGGCATGAAGACCGCGGTCTCCAACCCCGATTACCAAGCCGTGATGAATGACCCTGCCGTTGCCGGCGACCCCGCCAACGCCAAGCTGTTCGATTTCTTCAAGAACGGCGCAAGCAACGACTCCCTCAATGACACCAGTTGGGTCCACGCCGCCAACAGCACCCTCACCAGGCCCATCACTGAGGGGTTCGCGCAAGCAATTGACGTCGTCATGCTGACGGCGGCGGGCCTGATGGTCATCGCGTTCCTGATCAGCTTCGCCCTGCCCAACAAGAAGCTCACCGACCCCAAGTCGGCCGCCAAGGAAGCAGCCCCGGCTCACTAG
- a CDS encoding sugar porter family MFS transporter — protein sequence MSNSSAEGTPPVSRKVVGLAVAGAVGGFLFGFDSSVVNGAVDAMKDEFVLSEAVTGFAVAIALLGCALGAYLAGKVADRYGRIPAMKIGAILFLVSSLGTGLAFSVWDLIFWRLVGGLGIGLASVIAPAYISEISPRHVRGRLASLQQLAITTGIFAALLSDALLANSAGSAANDFWLGIEAWRWMFIACALPAAVYGLIAYRLPESPRFLVLNGKDKEARKVFDAIMPGEDIERHIREIREGIQEDELSSKKGSLRGKAFGLQPVVWIGIILSVLQQFVGINVIFYYSTTLWKAVGFQEKDSLTISVATSVTNILVTLVAIALVDRVGRRPILLTGSIGMAVSLGVMAVAFSSATGTGTAISLPGGWGPAALVAANVFVISFGASWGPLVWVLLGEIFPSRIRARALGLAAAAQWIANFAITLSFPVMAAASLPLTYAMYAAFAAASFFFVMFKVPETNGMSLEQAETLFVPKGVPVTPLPTADQPK from the coding sequence ATGTCCAACTCCAGCGCTGAAGGCACCCCACCAGTCTCCCGAAAGGTGGTCGGCCTGGCGGTCGCGGGAGCTGTCGGCGGATTCCTGTTCGGCTTCGACTCGTCCGTTGTGAACGGGGCCGTCGATGCCATGAAGGATGAGTTCGTTCTGAGCGAGGCCGTGACCGGTTTTGCGGTTGCCATCGCCCTGCTTGGATGCGCCTTGGGTGCTTATTTGGCCGGCAAAGTCGCCGACCGCTATGGCCGTATCCCGGCCATGAAGATCGGCGCCATCCTCTTCCTGGTGAGCTCACTTGGAACGGGCCTGGCGTTCAGCGTCTGGGACCTTATCTTCTGGCGCCTCGTGGGCGGCCTTGGCATCGGCCTGGCATCGGTGATCGCTCCCGCCTACATTTCGGAGATCTCGCCCCGCCACGTACGTGGCCGTCTGGCCTCACTCCAACAGCTGGCCATCACCACCGGTATTTTCGCCGCGCTCCTGTCCGACGCACTGCTGGCCAACTCCGCGGGCAGCGCCGCCAACGACTTCTGGCTGGGCATCGAGGCTTGGCGCTGGATGTTCATTGCCTGCGCTCTGCCGGCCGCCGTCTATGGCCTGATCGCCTACCGCTTGCCGGAGTCGCCGCGATTCCTTGTGCTCAACGGCAAGGACAAGGAAGCCCGCAAGGTCTTCGACGCCATCATGCCCGGCGAAGACATCGAACGCCACATCCGCGAGATCCGCGAGGGAATCCAGGAAGACGAACTCTCCAGCAAGAAGGGCTCCCTGCGCGGCAAGGCATTCGGATTGCAGCCCGTGGTTTGGATCGGCATCATCTTGTCCGTGTTGCAGCAGTTCGTGGGCATCAACGTGATCTTCTACTACTCCACCACGCTGTGGAAGGCAGTCGGCTTCCAAGAGAAGGACTCGCTGACCATCTCAGTGGCAACTTCGGTCACCAACATCCTGGTCACCTTGGTGGCCATCGCCTTGGTGGACCGTGTGGGTCGTCGCCCGATCCTGCTGACGGGTTCCATTGGCATGGCCGTGTCCCTTGGGGTCATGGCGGTCGCGTTTTCCTCGGCTACCGGAACCGGCACGGCCATTTCCCTACCGGGCGGCTGGGGTCCGGCTGCGTTGGTGGCGGCTAACGTCTTCGTGATCAGCTTCGGAGCTTCCTGGGGCCCCCTCGTGTGGGTCCTGTTGGGCGAGATCTTCCCTTCACGCATCCGCGCACGCGCCCTTGGGCTGGCCGCGGCAGCGCAGTGGATTGCCAACTTCGCCATCACGCTGAGTTTTCCTGTCATGGCGGCAGCCTCGCTTCCGCTGACGTACGCCATGTACGCAGCGTTCGCTGCGGCGTCGTTCTTCTTTGTCATGTTCAAGGTGCCGGAGACCAACGGCATGTCCCTTGAGCAGGCGGAAACGCTCTTCGTGCCCAAGGGCGTCCCCGTAACACCGCTGCCCACGGCCGACCAGCCCAAGTAG
- a CDS encoding MFS transporter, which translates to MSRQLADASTSAENTLEAEKVSFLKQPKAVWATALAAVFAFMGIGLVDPILPAIAENLDASTSQVSLLFTSYFLVTAVAMLISGYVSSRIGGKKTLLIGLAVIVVFASLSGLSGSVEQLVGFRAGWGLGNALFVATALAVIVGVASGGTGTAIILYEAALGLGISLGPLLGALLGGWQWRAPFFGTAVLMAAAFIALIALLPKTPAPAKKARLRDPLLALGHKGLSTTAASALFYNYGFFTILAFTPFILGMDAYGIGGVFFGWGVAVAVFSVFVAPVLQNRLGAVKVLTGTLFFLMLDLIGLGLAAGHSAPAVVVLVIAAGALLGVNNTIYTELAMGVSDSPRPVASAGYNFVRWMGGALAPFAAAQLGEHFGPQVPFFAGAVAMVFAILVAFGGRNYLKDHEPHLVQHPTK; encoded by the coding sequence ATGTCACGCCAGTTGGCTGACGCCTCAACGAGCGCCGAAAACACCTTGGAAGCCGAGAAGGTTTCTTTCCTCAAGCAGCCCAAGGCAGTGTGGGCAACGGCCCTCGCCGCAGTGTTCGCCTTCATGGGTATCGGCCTTGTTGACCCCATTCTTCCCGCGATCGCCGAAAACCTGGACGCCTCCACCAGCCAAGTGTCCCTTCTGTTCACCAGCTACTTCCTGGTGACGGCCGTGGCCATGCTCATTAGCGGCTACGTGTCCTCGCGGATCGGCGGCAAGAAAACGCTGCTGATTGGCCTCGCGGTGATCGTGGTGTTCGCTTCCCTGTCCGGACTCTCCGGCAGTGTGGAGCAGCTGGTGGGCTTCCGTGCCGGCTGGGGACTGGGTAATGCGTTGTTCGTGGCCACGGCGTTGGCGGTGATCGTCGGCGTTGCCAGCGGTGGAACCGGAACGGCGATCATCCTCTACGAGGCAGCCCTGGGCCTGGGCATCTCGCTCGGACCACTGCTGGGTGCCTTGTTGGGTGGCTGGCAGTGGCGTGCCCCCTTCTTTGGCACCGCGGTCTTGATGGCTGCCGCTTTCATCGCCCTGATCGCTTTGCTGCCCAAGACCCCTGCCCCTGCCAAGAAAGCGCGGCTGCGGGATCCGCTCCTTGCGCTCGGTCATAAGGGTCTCAGCACCACCGCCGCCAGTGCGCTGTTCTACAACTACGGCTTCTTCACCATCCTGGCCTTCACCCCGTTCATCCTTGGCATGGACGCGTACGGCATCGGGGGAGTGTTCTTCGGCTGGGGCGTTGCTGTTGCAGTGTTCTCGGTTTTTGTGGCCCCGGTCCTGCAGAATCGCCTCGGTGCGGTCAAGGTCCTCACCGGAACGCTGTTCTTCCTCATGCTCGACCTGATCGGGCTGGGACTGGCCGCGGGGCACTCGGCGCCGGCCGTCGTCGTGCTTGTCATCGCTGCCGGCGCCCTGCTGGGCGTCAACAATACGATCTACACCGAACTGGCCATGGGTGTTTCCGATTCACCGCGACCCGTTGCCTCCGCCGGGTACAACTTTGTCCGCTGGATGGGCGGCGCACTGGCGCCGTTCGCGGCTGCGCAGCTCGGCGAACATTTCGGTCCCCAGGTGCCGTTCTTCGCCGGCGCCGTGGCCATGGTGTTCGCCATCCTGGTGGCATTCGGCGGGCGCAACTACCTGAAGGACCACGAACCCCACCTGGTCCAGCACCCAACTAAGTAG
- a CDS encoding MarR family winged helix-turn-helix transcriptional regulator, which translates to MTKAFDPALLDLAQEFRETLRLGVYMFRRLDPEGELTAAQLSLLAMISDGGLRVGDVARNLGIKVPSATEQIIKLERAGLVSRQPDPDDSRAVQVAITQAGMTAVDSANQRRNGLVATLLQELSDDELGHLTAALPVITKINNAFQN; encoded by the coding sequence ATGACGAAAGCTTTCGATCCCGCGCTCCTCGACTTGGCGCAGGAATTCCGTGAGACCCTGCGCCTGGGCGTATACATGTTCCGCCGGCTGGACCCTGAAGGGGAGCTCACTGCTGCGCAGCTCAGCCTGCTGGCCATGATTTCCGACGGCGGCCTCCGCGTCGGAGACGTCGCCCGGAACCTTGGAATCAAGGTCCCCAGCGCTACCGAACAAATCATCAAGCTTGAGCGCGCAGGCCTCGTCAGCAGGCAGCCGGACCCCGATGACTCCCGGGCCGTGCAGGTCGCCATCACCCAAGCCGGCATGACCGCCGTCGACTCTGCCAACCAGCGCAGGAACGGGCTGGTAGCCACGCTGTTGCAGGAACTCAGCGACGACGAACTTGGGCACCTGACGGCGGCACTGCCCGTGATCACAAAGATCAACAACGCTTTCCAGAACTAA
- a CDS encoding PadR family transcriptional regulator → MGKQMTEMLKGTLEGIVLALLTGQAAYGYEITTKLRARGFTDIAEGTVYALLVRIEQKGLVDVEKRPSEKGPPRKVYTLNTKGENELKEFWNTWSFLSERLEELRKGGN, encoded by the coding sequence ATGGGAAAGCAAATGACGGAGATGCTCAAGGGGACGCTGGAGGGCATCGTTCTGGCCCTCCTCACCGGACAAGCCGCGTACGGATACGAAATAACCACCAAATTGCGGGCCCGGGGCTTCACCGATATCGCCGAAGGCACCGTGTATGCCCTGCTGGTCCGGATCGAGCAGAAGGGCCTGGTGGACGTCGAGAAGCGTCCGTCGGAAAAAGGTCCGCCCCGCAAGGTGTACACGCTCAATACCAAGGGCGAGAACGAACTCAAGGAATTTTGGAACACGTGGAGCTTCTTGTCCGAACGGCTCGAAGAACTCCGCAAGGGAGGGAACTGA
- a CDS encoding DUF1048 domain-containing protein produces the protein MTAKWIETVTGSLEQKKQYKQAKSRMDALPEPYRTVAAAYNRYLMYYGGVTEGGTMVQMFTDLADLWERAAIDGAPIGGIVGEDPIEFAETFAQAYGGKRWIDKERERLTKAVEDAKKKEE, from the coding sequence ATGACGGCGAAATGGATCGAAACGGTCACCGGATCACTCGAACAAAAGAAGCAGTACAAGCAGGCGAAATCCCGGATGGACGCGCTCCCCGAGCCGTACCGGACCGTCGCCGCTGCATACAACCGGTACCTGATGTACTACGGCGGCGTGACCGAGGGCGGGACCATGGTCCAGATGTTCACGGACCTCGCCGATCTCTGGGAACGTGCAGCGATCGACGGCGCACCCATCGGCGGGATTGTCGGGGAGGACCCCATCGAGTTCGCTGAAACCTTCGCCCAGGCATACGGGGGGAAGCGCTGGATCGACAAGGAACGCGAACGGCTCACCAAGGCCGTGGAAGACGCCAAAAAGAAGGAGGAGTGA
- a CDS encoding ABC transporter ATP-binding protein produces MTLPASAPAIVVEGVRKSFKDTDVLRGVDFDVPRGSIFALLGSNGAGKTTLVRILSTLLAADGGKAAVEGFDVGAQPHKVREVISLTGQFAAVDEILTGRENLVLVARLRHLEHPQQAADQLLARFGLTDAGARKVATYSGGMRRRLDIAMSLVGEPRVIFLDEPTTGLDPEARLEVWDIVRNLASQGTTVLLTTQYLDEAENLADRIAILHGGRIIANGTLAELKRLLPPATVEYVEKQPSLEDIFLTLVGHGESVKDRS; encoded by the coding sequence ATGACCCTTCCAGCTTCGGCCCCGGCAATTGTTGTGGAGGGCGTCCGGAAGTCCTTCAAGGACACCGATGTTCTTCGAGGCGTCGATTTCGACGTTCCACGCGGGAGCATCTTCGCGTTGTTGGGCTCCAATGGAGCAGGGAAGACCACGCTGGTGAGGATCTTGTCCACGCTGCTCGCAGCGGACGGCGGGAAAGCCGCAGTCGAGGGCTTCGACGTCGGCGCCCAGCCTCATAAGGTTCGCGAAGTCATCAGCCTGACCGGACAGTTCGCTGCCGTCGACGAGATCCTCACAGGCAGGGAGAACCTGGTGCTGGTGGCAAGGTTGCGGCATCTGGAGCACCCGCAACAAGCCGCAGACCAGTTGCTTGCGCGGTTCGGACTCACGGACGCGGGGGCGCGGAAGGTCGCAACCTACTCAGGCGGCATGCGCCGTCGGCTGGATATTGCCATGAGCCTGGTCGGCGAACCTCGGGTCATCTTCCTCGATGAGCCCACCACGGGGCTCGATCCCGAGGCCAGGCTGGAAGTGTGGGACATCGTCAGGAACCTCGCCAGCCAAGGCACTACCGTGCTCCTCACCACCCAGTACCTTGACGAGGCGGAGAACCTCGCGGACAGAATCGCCATCCTGCACGGCGGCCGGATCATCGCCAATGGAACGTTGGCGGAACTCAAGCGCCTCCTTCCGCCGGCCACGGTGGAGTATGTCGAAAAGCAACCCAGCCTCGAGGACATCTTCCTTACGCTGGTGGGACATGGCGAATCAGTGAAGGACAGGTCATGA
- a CDS encoding ABC transporter permease, which translates to MSTHFVMDTAVLTGRSMRHIFRSMDTIITTAITPIALMLLFVYVFGGAIRTGTSNYVNYLLPGIMLIAIASGIAYTAVRLFTDLQGGIFERFRSMPVSRSSVLWAHVLTSLAANGLSLVIIVGVALLMGFRTSATILDWLAVAGILALFTLALTWIAIIAGLSAKSVDGAGGFSYPLIFLPFISSAFVPTDTMPGPVRWFAENQPVTSIVNTLQNLFAQKPVGSDIWVALAWCLGILAVAYAAANGIYRRKNG; encoded by the coding sequence ATGAGCACGCATTTTGTGATGGACACCGCGGTACTGACCGGCCGTTCCATGCGGCACATCTTCCGAAGCATGGACACCATCATCACCACCGCGATCACACCGATCGCTTTGATGCTGCTGTTCGTCTACGTTTTTGGGGGCGCCATCCGCACCGGGACTTCCAACTATGTGAACTACCTCCTGCCCGGCATCATGCTGATCGCCATCGCCTCGGGCATTGCCTACACGGCGGTCCGCCTCTTCACCGATTTGCAGGGCGGAATTTTCGAGCGGTTCCGGTCAATGCCGGTGTCACGGTCGTCGGTACTCTGGGCGCACGTCCTGACGTCCCTCGCGGCGAACGGCCTATCCTTGGTGATCATTGTTGGCGTTGCGCTTCTCATGGGGTTCCGGACATCGGCCACCATCCTTGACTGGCTCGCCGTGGCCGGCATCCTGGCACTTTTCACGCTTGCCCTTACCTGGATCGCCATCATCGCCGGGCTCTCCGCAAAGTCGGTGGACGGTGCGGGGGGATTCTCCTACCCGTTGATCTTCCTGCCCTTCATCAGCTCGGCTTTCGTCCCCACGGACACCATGCCGGGACCTGTCCGCTGGTTCGCGGAAAACCAGCCGGTCACGTCGATCGTCAACACCCTCCAGAACCTGTTCGCGCAGAAGCCCGTGGGATCGGACATTTGGGTGGCACTGGCGTGGTGCCTCGGCATCCTCGCGGTGGCGTACGCCGCTGCTAACGGTATCTACCGACGGAAAAACGGTTAG
- the cycA gene encoding D-serine/D-alanine/glycine transporter encodes MSDQTTTGQRAASSRDSEPHLSRALSNRHIQLLAIGGAIGTGLFMGSGKTISVAGPSVIFVYMIIGFMLFFVMRAMGQLLLSNLNYKSFSDFAGDLLGPWAGFFTGWTYWFCWVVTGVADVIAIAGYANELWPGIQLWIPGLATILILLLLNLPTVKAFGETEFWFALIKIVAIVALIVVGLVMIFTGFQSNAGTASFTNLWSHGGFFPKEFMGFVAGFQIAVFAFVGIELVGTAAAETKNPEHNLPRAINAIPLRVMLFYVGALIILMSVTPWTEFKAGHSPFIAMFSLAGLGMAATVVNLVVLTSAMSSANSGIYSTSRMVFGLANDGDAPKLFGHLSRRKVPQNALFLSCVLLLAGVVLLYAGKDVGAAFDMVTTVSAVCFMFVWSIILASYLVYRKRRPEQHAASPFKMPGGIPMVWVVFAFFAFLVWALTTQPDTLTALLVTPIWFAVLGIAYAVVRRSPLHQARVAEWKAMAERETAAAR; translated from the coding sequence ATGTCAGACCAAACAACCACGGGGCAGCGCGCTGCCTCCAGCCGGGACAGCGAACCGCACCTGTCACGCGCGCTCAGCAACCGCCACATTCAGCTCCTCGCTATCGGCGGCGCAATCGGAACCGGCCTGTTCATGGGTTCGGGCAAGACCATCTCCGTAGCCGGCCCTTCCGTCATCTTTGTCTACATGATCATCGGCTTCATGCTCTTCTTCGTGATGCGCGCCATGGGCCAACTCCTGCTGTCCAACCTCAACTACAAGTCCTTCAGCGACTTCGCGGGCGACCTCCTGGGACCCTGGGCGGGCTTCTTCACGGGCTGGACATACTGGTTCTGCTGGGTAGTAACGGGCGTCGCGGACGTCATCGCGATCGCCGGTTACGCCAACGAGCTCTGGCCGGGCATCCAATTGTGGATCCCGGGCCTGGCCACCATCCTCATCCTGCTGCTCCTGAACCTGCCCACTGTCAAAGCTTTCGGCGAGACGGAATTCTGGTTCGCGCTGATCAAGATCGTGGCAATCGTTGCCCTGATCGTTGTTGGCCTCGTGATGATCTTCACCGGCTTCCAGTCGAACGCCGGCACGGCCAGCTTCACCAACCTGTGGAGCCACGGCGGTTTCTTCCCCAAGGAATTCATGGGCTTCGTGGCAGGCTTCCAGATAGCTGTCTTCGCGTTCGTGGGTATCGAACTGGTTGGCACGGCGGCAGCTGAAACCAAGAACCCGGAGCACAACCTCCCCCGCGCCATCAACGCCATTCCGTTGCGCGTCATGCTCTTTTACGTAGGCGCCCTCATCATCCTCATGTCCGTTACCCCGTGGACCGAGTTCAAGGCCGGGCACAGCCCCTTCATCGCGATGTTCTCCTTGGCCGGCCTCGGCATGGCCGCTACCGTGGTGAACCTGGTGGTGCTGACTTCTGCAATGTCCTCGGCCAACTCCGGTATCTACTCAACCTCCCGGATGGTCTTCGGCCTAGCGAACGACGGCGACGCGCCCAAGCTTTTCGGCCACCTCTCCCGCCGCAAAGTACCCCAGAACGCCCTGTTCCTGTCCTGCGTCCTGCTGCTGGCCGGCGTCGTTCTCCTCTACGCCGGCAAGGACGTTGGCGCCGCGTTCGACATGGTGACTACGGTATCCGCGGTCTGCTTCATGTTCGTTTGGTCCATCATCCTGGCCAGCTACCTCGTCTACCGCAAACGCCGCCCCGAGCAGCACGCGGCCTCCCCGTTCAAGATGCCCGGCGGCATCCCCATGGTCTGGGTGGTGTTCGCATTCTTCGCGTTCCTGGTCTGGGCCCTGACGACGCAGCCGGACACGCTCACTGCACTGCTCGTCACGCCGATCTGGTTCGCCGTCCTCGGCATCGCGTACGCCGTCGTCCGCCGGTCACCGCTCCACCAGGCCCGCGTGGCCGAGTGGAAGGCAATGGCTGAGAGGGAAACCGCGGCAGCGCGCTAA
- a CDS encoding mannitol-1-phosphate 5-dehydrogenase produces the protein MKAVHFGAGNIGRGFVGLLLHEAGYEVVFADVADALISQLAGADSYDVHEVGEHAAVKTVDGFRALNSATEEAAVVEEISTADVVTTAVGPHILKFVAPVIARGLAARPAGMPPLQVMACENAINATDILQQEVRSAWDESAGSLDAVAVFANTAVDRIVPNQAPGQGLDVTVETFYEWVIDRTPFGGNAPVIPGATFVDELGPYIERKLFTVNTGHASAAYFGYQAGLEKISDAMADPSVAAKVRAVLEETKELLVAKHGFAEAEQEAYVQKILSRFTNPHLPDTVVRVGRAPLRKLGRHERFVGPAAELAERGVTPVALLEAMSAALRFDEPSDDEAVELAKLLSELDAAAVVERVTELQPSHPLFPAVQKLVEDRQAR, from the coding sequence GTGAAGGCAGTCCATTTTGGGGCAGGCAACATTGGACGGGGATTCGTGGGGCTTTTGCTGCACGAGGCCGGCTACGAAGTGGTGTTCGCGGATGTCGCGGACGCGCTCATCAGCCAGTTGGCCGGCGCGGACAGCTACGACGTGCATGAAGTGGGCGAGCACGCCGCGGTCAAGACCGTGGACGGCTTCCGCGCACTGAACTCGGCAACCGAGGAAGCTGCCGTCGTGGAGGAAATCTCGACGGCGGATGTGGTCACCACCGCCGTGGGGCCGCACATCCTCAAGTTCGTGGCACCCGTGATCGCCCGCGGCCTGGCTGCCCGCCCCGCAGGGATGCCCCCGCTCCAGGTGATGGCTTGCGAAAACGCGATCAACGCCACGGACATCCTGCAGCAGGAGGTCCGCTCCGCGTGGGACGAGTCCGCAGGCAGCCTGGATGCCGTGGCTGTCTTCGCCAACACCGCAGTGGACCGGATCGTCCCCAACCAGGCGCCGGGCCAGGGCCTGGACGTCACCGTGGAGACCTTCTATGAGTGGGTCATCGACCGGACTCCCTTCGGCGGCAACGCACCGGTCATCCCGGGAGCGACCTTCGTGGACGAGCTGGGTCCCTACATCGAGCGCAAGCTCTTCACGGTGAACACGGGGCACGCCTCGGCTGCATACTTCGGGTACCAGGCAGGGCTGGAGAAGATTTCCGATGCCATGGCCGATCCTTCCGTCGCGGCAAAGGTGCGGGCCGTGCTGGAGGAAACCAAGGAACTCCTGGTGGCCAAGCACGGCTTTGCGGAAGCGGAGCAGGAAGCGTATGTGCAGAAGATCCTGTCCCGCTTCACCAACCCCCACCTGCCGGATACCGTGGTCCGGGTTGGTCGTGCACCCTTGCGGAAGCTCGGACGGCACGAACGGTTCGTTGGACCCGCTGCGGAGCTGGCCGAACGCGGCGTGACACCCGTGGCGTTGCTCGAGGCGATGTCGGCAGCTCTTCGATTCGACGAACCCTCGGACGACGAAGCCGTGGAGCTCGCAAAGCTGCTGTCCGAACTGGACGCGGCCGCCGTCGTCGAACGGGTCACGGAACTTCAGCCGTCGCATCCGCTGTTCCCCGCCGTGCAGAAACTCGTCGAGGACCGCCAAGCCCGCTGA